One genomic region from Sulfurimonas sp. encodes:
- a CDS encoding 3-dehydroquinate dehydratase produces the protein MKFSRGLAALTIFAVFHTSLLAEYLYKDTVIFNPAFKVEVEKLGSELYEKTGISLMLVMLKEIPNEKGIVEYERELLKTFSSPTILLTFSEMNSKVDILVNDSSLYKYFDKKQVLSPVASPVQAFVMALFYSDSFARFKDVASSHSGTIIPLLAGKAKKGEVLGKYSAAMFNGYADIAEQIADSKGIVLQNAVGNANQNSILFVKVLFYGFLVYAIFMYIKRRIFIRRQKIEQK, from the coding sequence TTGAAATTTTCAAGAGGGCTTGCGGCCCTCACTATTTTTGCAGTTTTTCACACATCATTGCTTGCAGAATATTTATATAAAGATACAGTAATTTTTAACCCAGCTTTTAAAGTAGAGGTTGAAAAATTAGGTTCAGAACTGTATGAAAAAACAGGAATATCTTTAATGCTAGTTATGCTTAAAGAGATACCAAATGAAAAAGGTATAGTCGAGTATGAAAGAGAGTTGTTAAAAACTTTTTCTTCTCCAACTATCTTGCTTACATTTTCAGAGATGAACTCTAAGGTAGATATCTTAGTAAATGACAGCTCTTTATATAAGTATTTTGATAAAAAACAGGTACTAAGTCCTGTCGCTTCTCCTGTTCAAGCCTTTGTTATGGCACTATTTTATAGTGATAGTTTTGCAAGGTTTAAAGATGTGGCATCTAGTCATAGTGGTACGATAATTCCACTACTCGCAGGAAAAGCAAAAAAAGGTGAAGTCTTAGGTAAGTATAGCGCGGCTATGTTTAATGGGTATGCGGATATTGCAGAGCAAATCGCAGACTCTAAAGGTATTGTTTTGCAAAATGCTGTAGGAAATGCAAATCAAAACAGCATACTATTTGTAAAAGTATTATTTTACGGTTTTTTAGTTTATGCTATATTTATGTACATAAAACGAAGAATATTTATAAGAAGGCAAAAAATTGAGCAAAAGTAA
- a CDS encoding DUF4006 family protein, translating to MNENRSVFALDGITGMLIATVLLLSILVVLTVLGLGVQSANATNYYEIKNETKIGSGIGFGEGHTTSKVSDHIIDAK from the coding sequence ATGAATGAAAATAGAAGCGTATTTGCTCTTGATGGAATTACAGGAATGTTAATTGCAACTGTATTGTTACTAAGTATTTTAGTTGTTCTTACAGTTTTAGGTCTTGGTGTTCAAAGTGCAAATGCAACTAATTATTATGAAATAAAAAATGAAACAAAAATAGGTTCAGGTATAGGTTTTGGTGAAGGTCATACAACATCAAAAGTATCTGATCATATTATTGATGCGAAGTAA
- a CDS encoding c-type cytochrome, giving the protein MNKLYLWGIIITVAMLGFTYMSVGMSEGGLNGDIVNILTVAAAAALVIITVFVVIKYVRQMQTDTAEGQLADEQWDGIGEYLNEVPKGWAIMFLLTMVWGMWYFTIGYPVNAYSQIGEYNEDVAVHNAKFEAQYKDITGDRLVEMGESVFLAECKVCHGLTADGIDGKAANLNVRIEAKTVKFAVENGSNNQLLGMEMPMPDRNGLFNANTGALITDAEIDAVSAFVANGMTGSGADTFAGTCAACHGEDGKGMEYVAPSVATFTPTLVTNILSHGKKGAIGKMPAFDRLNAKQKEAVGAYITSLSK; this is encoded by the coding sequence ATGAATAAGCTTTATCTTTGGGGAATTATCATTACAGTAGCAATGCTTGGATTTACTTACATGTCTGTAGGTATGTCTGAGGGCGGTCTTAATGGTGATATAGTAAACATACTAACAGTTGCGGCTGCAGCTGCTCTTGTAATTATTACAGTTTTTGTTGTAATTAAGTATGTTCGTCAAATGCAAACAGATACTGCTGAAGGTCAATTGGCTGATGAGCAGTGGGATGGTATTGGCGAGTATTTAAATGAAGTTCCAAAAGGCTGGGCAATTATGTTCTTGCTTACAATGGTTTGGGGTATGTGGTATTTTACAATAGGTTATCCTGTAAATGCATATTCACAAATAGGTGAGTATAATGAAGATGTTGCAGTACATAATGCTAAGTTTGAAGCGCAGTATAAAGATATTACTGGTGATAGATTAGTAGAAATGGGAGAGTCAGTATTTTTAGCTGAATGTAAAGTATGTCACGGTCTAACGGCTGATGGTATAGATGGTAAGGCTGCAAATCTTAATGTAAGAATTGAAGCTAAAACTGTTAAATTTGCAGTAGAAAATGGTTCAAATAATCAACTACTTGGTATGGAAATGCCAATGCCTGATCGTAATGGACTTTTTAACGCTAATACAGGTGCTCTTATTACAGATGCTGAAATAGATGCAGTTTCTGCGTTCGTTGCAAATGGTATGACTGGTTCAGGTGCTGATACATTTGCTGGAACTTGTGCTGCTTGTCATGGCGAAGATGGTAAAGGTATGGAATATGTTGCTCCTAGTGTAGCTACATTTACTCCAACACTTGTTACTAATATTCTTAGTCATGGTAAAAAAGGCGCTATTGGTAAAATGCCAGCATTTGATAGACTTAATGCTAAGCAAAAAGAAGCAGTTGGTGCATACATCACTAGCTTAAGTAAATAA
- a CDS encoding cytochrome c oxidase, cbb3-type, CcoQ subunit, which produces MDIAQLQAYGYFGLVVFLVIALYGYIYHLYSAKKDVNGIDYEEYSNMALHDDVDDTPVLSSSKTEEK; this is translated from the coding sequence ATGGATATTGCTCAGCTACAGGCTTATGGTTATTTTGGTTTAGTTGTTTTTTTAGTTATTGCGCTTTATGGTTATATATATCATTTATACAGTGCAAAAAAAGATGTTAACGGGATTGACTATGAAGAGTATAGCAATATGGCATTACACGATGATGTAGATGATACACCAGTATTGTCTTCGTCAAAGACAGAAGAGAAATAG
- the ccoO gene encoding cytochrome-c oxidase, cbb3-type subunit II, translated as MFHWLEKHPFFFAVAVFLTIAFAGLVEILPNFAQASRPTIGTAPYSTLELAGRHVYIKNSCNACHSQMIRPFKSETDRYGHYSLSGEYAYDRPFLWGSKRTGPDLMRVGNYRTTDWHENHMKDPAAVVPGSIMPAYRWMFSNAADIDTAFAEQLTIAQFFSVPYNKPVPMKDGSSLVVKMGGSVADAHAIALAEAKLIVADMKDQDVKDAVANGEIPEIVALIAYLNSLK; from the coding sequence ATGTTTCATTGGTTAGAAAAACATCCGTTCTTTTTTGCAGTAGCGGTGTTCTTAACAATTGCGTTTGCAGGTTTAGTTGAAATACTTCCAAACTTTGCTCAAGCTTCTCGTCCGACAATCGGTACTGCACCATACTCTACTTTAGAGTTAGCAGGTCGTCATGTTTATATTAAAAATAGTTGTAATGCTTGTCATTCACAGATGATTCGTCCATTTAAATCAGAAACTGACCGTTATGGTCACTACTCTTTGAGTGGTGAGTATGCTTATGACCGTCCTTTTCTTTGGGGTTCAAAAAGAACTGGTCCAGATTTAATGCGTGTAGGTAACTACCGTACTACTGATTGGCACGAAAATCATATGAAAGATCCAGCTGCTGTTGTGCCAGGTTCAATAATGCCTGCATACCGTTGGATGTTTAGCAATGCTGCTGATATTGATACTGCTTTTGCAGAACAATTAACAATAGCACAGTTCTTTTCAGTTCCTTATAATAAACCAGTTCCTATGAAAGATGGTTCTAGTTTAGTAGTTAAGATGGGTGGTAGTGTTGCAGACGCACATGCTATTGCGTTGGCTGAAGCAAAACTAATTGTTGCAGATATGAAAGATCAAGATGTTAAAGATGCAGTGGCTAATGGTGAGATTCCTGAAATAGTTGCTTTAATTGCATACTTAAATAGTCTTAAATAG
- the ccoN gene encoding cytochrome-c oxidase, cbb3-type subunit I, giving the protein MENRPLEYDYTVAKMFMVSTIVLGIVGMLVGVILAFQLAFPGLNLMLGEGLAEYTNFSRLRPLHTDAVIFGFTLSGIFSTWYYVGQRVLKVSMAESRLLMFLGKLHFWLYLVGVAAVVVSLLMGITTSKEYAEFEWPIDIAIVIVWVIFGMSIFGLIGIRREKSLYISIWYYIATFLGIAMLYLFNNMEIPTILGTSAAGETGIGAWYHSVSMYAGTNDALVEWWYGHNAVAFGFTVPIVAMIYYFLPKESGQAIYSYKLSLLSFWGLMFVYLWAGGHHLLYSTVPDWLQTMGSIFSVILILPSWGSAINMLLTMKGEWQQVAASPLIKFMVLGSTFYMFSTLEGPIQAIKSVNAIAHFTDWIVGHVHDGTLGWVGFMIMAALYHMAPRVFKREIYSKSLMATQFWIQTLGIVLYFTSMWIAGITQGMMWRAHDEFGNLAYSFIDTVTILHPYYAIRGVGGLLYLVGFFMFAYNIYKTMSARPVEESELQSASPMGA; this is encoded by the coding sequence ATGGAGAATCGTCCATTAGAGTACGACTATACGGTTGCAAAGATGTTCATGGTTTCAACAATTGTTTTAGGAATTGTTGGCATGCTCGTCGGTGTAATCTTAGCATTTCAACTTGCTTTTCCAGGGTTAAACCTGATGTTAGGTGAGGGACTTGCTGAGTATACAAACTTTAGTCGTCTTCGTCCACTGCACACAGATGCAGTAATTTTTGGTTTTACACTAAGTGGTATTTTTTCTACTTGGTATTATGTTGGTCAGCGTGTTTTAAAAGTGTCAATGGCAGAGTCAAGGCTATTGATGTTTTTAGGAAAATTACACTTTTGGTTATATCTTGTGGGAGTAGCAGCGGTTGTTGTTTCACTATTAATGGGTATTACAACTTCAAAAGAGTATGCTGAATTTGAATGGCCTATTGATATCGCTATCGTTATCGTTTGGGTTATCTTTGGTATGAGTATTTTTGGTCTTATCGGTATTCGCCGTGAAAAATCACTATATATTTCAATTTGGTATTATATTGCTACATTCCTAGGTATAGCTATGCTTTATCTTTTCAACAATATGGAGATTCCTACTATTTTAGGTACATCTGCTGCTGGTGAAACAGGAATTGGTGCATGGTATCATTCAGTATCTATGTATGCTGGTACAAATGACGCTTTAGTAGAATGGTGGTATGGACATAATGCAGTTGCATTTGGTTTTACTGTTCCTATTGTTGCAATGATTTATTACTTTTTACCAAAAGAATCAGGTCAAGCAATTTATTCTTATAAGTTGTCTTTACTTTCATTCTGGGGTTTAATGTTTGTATATTTGTGGGCAGGTGGTCATCACCTTCTATATTCTACGGTTCCTGATTGGTTACAAACAATGGGTTCGATTTTTTCAGTAATTTTGATTCTTCCTTCATGGGGTTCAGCGATTAATATGCTTCTTACAATGAAAGGTGAGTGGCAACAAGTTGCGGCATCTCCATTGATTAAGTTTATGGTTCTTGGTTCTACATTTTATATGTTCTCAACTTTAGAAGGTCCTATTCAAGCAATAAAATCTGTTAATGCAATCGCACACTTTACCGACTGGATTGTTGGGCATGTTCATGATGGTACTCTTGGTTGGGTTGGTTTCATGATTATGGCTGCACTTTACCACATGGCTCCTCGTGTATTTAAGCGTGAGATTTACTCTAAATCGCTTATGGCTACACAATTTTGGATCCAAACTTTAGGTATTGTTTTATACTTTACTTCTATGTGGATTGCTGGTATTACTCAAGGTATGATGTGGAGAGCTCACGATGAATTTGGTAACTTAGCTTACTCTTTCATTGATACGGTTACTATTCTTCATCCTTACTATGCTATTCGTGGTGTTGGTGGATTATTATATCTAGTTGGTTTCTTTATGTTCGCTTATAACATTTATAAAACTATGTCTGCTCGTCCTGTTGAAGAGTCAGAACTTCAATCAGCATCGCCTATGGGCGCTTAA
- the carA gene encoding glutamine-hydrolyzing carbamoyl-phosphate synthase small subunit — protein sequence MKAYVYLENGTFLEAKSFGAEDTVVGEIVFNTSMSGYQEIMSDPSYAGQFVTFTMPEIGNVGVNDEDMESSKAHAKGMIVRKYQKRYSNFRAEESLEAFLVKHNVMGICDIDTRFLTKMIRKEGAMMMVASTSISDKDELKKILENSPRIQDVNYIEQVSTKKVYKHECSTYSNPEFKYEEAPSIQAKIAVIDFGVKRNILNEIVSAGIGVEVIPNTFKAEDLIDSYKSKEIDGVFLSNGPGDPLVLKKEQEQIKKLIDAKIPMFGICLGHQLLSISHGYDTFKLKFGHHGGNHPVKNEKTGLVEITAQNHNYNVPNNIIEIAEVTHTNLFDNTIEGLKYKDSPIFSVQHHPEASPGPKESQYIFNEFLSLIKR from the coding sequence ATGAAAGCCTATGTTTATCTTGAGAATGGAACTTTTTTAGAGGCAAAAAGTTTTGGAGCTGAGGATACTGTTGTTGGAGAGATAGTATTTAACACATCAATGAGTGGTTATCAAGAAATCATGTCTGACCCATCTTATGCTGGCCAATTTGTTACATTTACAATGCCAGAGATTGGAAATGTTGGTGTAAATGATGAAGATATGGAAAGTTCAAAAGCTCATGCAAAAGGTATGATAGTTAGAAAATATCAAAAAAGATACTCTAACTTTAGAGCAGAAGAATCTTTAGAAGCCTTTTTGGTCAAACACAATGTAATGGGCATTTGTGACATCGATACACGATTTTTAACTAAGATGATAAGAAAAGAGGGTGCTATGATGATGGTAGCATCTACTTCTATTAGTGACAAAGATGAACTTAAAAAGATTTTAGAAAACTCTCCTCGCATACAAGATGTAAATTATATAGAACAGGTTAGTACAAAAAAAGTTTATAAGCATGAATGCTCAACTTACTCAAACCCAGAGTTTAAGTATGAAGAAGCTCCAAGCATTCAAGCAAAAATCGCAGTAATCGACTTTGGTGTTAAACGAAATATTTTAAATGAGATTGTAAGTGCGGGCATTGGTGTTGAGGTTATTCCAAACACATTTAAAGCTGAGGATTTGATAGATAGTTACAAGTCTAAAGAAATAGATGGAGTGTTTTTATCAAATGGACCTGGTGATCCACTTGTTTTAAAAAAAGAGCAAGAGCAGATTAAAAAACTAATAGATGCTAAGATTCCAATGTTTGGCATTTGTTTAGGTCATCAACTTCTTTCTATCTCACATGGTTATGATACTTTTAAATTAAAATTTGGTCATCATGGTGGAAATCATCCTGTGAAAAATGAAAAAACAGGCTTAGTGGAGATTACTGCACAAAATCACAACTACAATGTTCCAAATAATATTATAGAAATAGCAGAAGTAACTCATACAAATCTTTTTGACAATACTATTGAAGGTTTAAAATATAAAGATTCTCCAATCTTTTCAGTTCAACATCATCCAGAAGCTAGTCCTGGACCAAAAGAAAGCCAATATATCTTCAATGAGTTTCTATCTCTAATAAAAAGATAG
- a CDS encoding DUF507 family protein, which produces MKISLKTIPHISSRIAIDLNKSGVVTMTKGLEAVAHEAEKILLFSVKQEMALEDKADEICEENEEEIEFQLVDERQLFFMIKKKLAPEFGVILNYEERYSDISHKILDELYEEDLIHFDVTENRIKNIIYSAITSFIADASEMDDAVMDKIRSYKKRYIPGTVEFEILYEKIYREELNKRGME; this is translated from the coding sequence ATGAAAATTTCTTTAAAAACTATACCGCATATATCAAGCAGAATCGCAATCGATTTAAATAAAAGTGGCGTTGTGACTATGACAAAGGGTCTAGAAGCAGTTGCACACGAGGCAGAAAAAATACTTCTTTTTAGTGTTAAACAAGAGATGGCCCTTGAAGATAAAGCTGATGAGATTTGTGAAGAAAATGAAGAAGAGATAGAGTTTCAGCTTGTAGATGAAAGACAATTATTTTTTATGATTAAGAAAAAATTAGCACCAGAATTTGGAGTGATTCTTAACTATGAAGAGAGATATTCAGATATTTCTCATAAGATTTTGGATGAACTTTATGAAGAAGATTTAATTCATTTTGATGTAACTGAAAATAGAATAAAAAACATCATTTATAGTGCAATAACATCTTTTATAGCAGATGCATCTGAGATGGATGACGCTGTTATGGATAAAATCCGTTCTTACAAAAAAAGATATATCCCTGGAACTGTTGAGTTTGAAATTTTATATGAAAAAATTTATAGAGAAGAGTTAAACAAAAGAGGCATGGAATAA
- a CDS encoding MotE family protein yields the protein MKLVILFILTFTSLMAIQTSDRLFDCTEIFKERKSELLVELERIDEQKQALSALKIATEELLLKKEVRLKQKEEVVDRKLSEVTTKEDSIKKMLKRNEEVLKQTKNIKMDKIAQTFAKMKPAASANILSDMDTKEAASILASLKPKTVGKILTKMDSKKASELTLILAR from the coding sequence TTGAAATTAGTTATACTTTTTATATTAACCTTTACCTCTCTTATGGCAATTCAAACAAGTGATAGACTCTTTGACTGTACTGAAATCTTTAAAGAAAGAAAGAGTGAACTTTTAGTTGAATTAGAGCGAATAGATGAGCAAAAACAAGCTCTTAGTGCATTGAAAATTGCAACAGAAGAACTACTTTTAAAAAAAGAGGTCAGACTAAAGCAAAAAGAGGAAGTTGTAGATAGAAAATTGAGTGAAGTAACTACAAAAGAGGACTCTATTAAAAAAATGCTCAAAAGAAATGAAGAAGTTTTAAAACAAACAAAAAACATTAAAATGGATAAAATCGCTCAAACTTTTGCAAAAATGAAACCAGCAGCATCTGCAAATATTCTCTCAGATATGGACACCAAAGAAGCGGCTTCTATACTTGCTTCACTTAAACCAAAAACAGTTGGAAAAATTCTTACTAAAATGGATTCAAAAAAAGCCTCAGAACTAACATTGATTTTAGCAAGATAA
- a CDS encoding flagellar export protein FliJ yields the protein MKTRFTPLVKLKKTTMEKSESLVQKANADLNSAAMALQIAYNSLDDIESPTSGSMSDFLASRSLLSSGRGLIEHNKEWVNFASTQVGHAKEQLKLDMIEFEKFKYLELQEIQKKIKKIKKQEAKDLDEVALMTYSYKEKH from the coding sequence ATGAAAACTCGCTTTACTCCATTAGTCAAGTTGAAAAAAACTACAATGGAAAAAAGTGAGAGTTTAGTGCAAAAAGCCAATGCTGACTTAAATAGTGCGGCTATGGCATTACAAATTGCTTACAATTCTTTAGATGATATTGAATCTCCTACAAGTGGTTCAATGTCTGACTTCTTAGCATCTAGGAGCTTGCTTTCTAGCGGTAGGGGTTTGATAGAGCACAACAAAGAGTGGGTAAATTTTGCTTCAACCCAAGTTGGTCATGCTAAAGAACAACTCAAACTTGATATGATTGAGTTTGAAAAGTTTAAATATTTAGAACTTCAAGAAATACAAAAAAAGATAAAAAAGATAAAAAAGCAAGAGGCAAAAGATTTAGATGAAGTTGCTTTAATGACATACTCTTACAAGGAAAAACATTGA
- a CDS encoding adenylosuccinate synthase, producing the protein MKRNQADLIVGIQWGDEGKGKIVDKLAQEYDMVCRSQGGHNAGHTIWVDGVKFALHLVPSGVLNPHAINVVGNGVVLSPESIIKEMVQFEGLEGRLYISDKAHLNLYYHALIDQAKERLRGDKAIGTTGKGIGPAYADKINRTGFRVGELLNPSKLCASIIEYFEQNRQIFDIYEIPTPKADELLKELEGFKDKLAPHITDTTQMVWKALDNNKKILLEGAQGTLLDIDHGTYPFVTSSATVSAGACTGLGINPKDIGKVTGIVKAYCTRVGNGPFPSEDFGEDGKRLGVQGHEFGTTTGRARRCGWFDAIATRYASRLNGCDELALMKLDVLDGFDEVKVCIAYELDGKEINYLPSNLEDVTPIYKTFKGWDNSVGARKFEDLPQSAQDYVKIIEEISQTKVGIISTSPEREDTIIL; encoded by the coding sequence ATGAAAAGAAATCAAGCAGACTTAATAGTAGGAATCCAGTGGGGCGATGAAGGTAAAGGTAAAATAGTTGATAAACTAGCACAAGAGTACGACATGGTTTGTAGAAGCCAAGGTGGTCACAATGCTGGGCATACTATTTGGGTAGATGGAGTTAAATTTGCACTTCATCTTGTTCCTTCAGGTGTTTTAAATCCTCATGCTATCAATGTTGTTGGTAATGGTGTAGTTTTATCCCCAGAGTCTATCATCAAAGAAATGGTACAGTTTGAAGGTCTTGAAGGTCGTCTTTATATTTCAGATAAAGCTCATCTAAATCTTTATTATCATGCTTTAATAGACCAAGCAAAAGAAAGACTAAGAGGTGACAAAGCTATTGGTACAACTGGAAAGGGAATCGGACCTGCTTATGCAGATAAGATTAACCGTACAGGTTTTAGAGTTGGAGAGCTTTTAAACCCTAGTAAACTTTGTGCATCTATCATTGAGTACTTTGAGCAAAATAGACAAATTTTTGATATTTATGAAATTCCAACACCAAAAGCAGATGAACTGCTTAAAGAGTTAGAAGGATTTAAAGACAAACTTGCTCCTCACATAACAGATACAACTCAGATGGTTTGGAAAGCACTAGATAATAATAAAAAGATTTTATTAGAAGGTGCACAAGGTACACTTCTTGATATTGACCATGGAACTTACCCTTTTGTAACTTCATCAGCGACTGTATCAGCAGGTGCTTGTACGGGTTTAGGTATCAATCCTAAAGACATAGGAAAAGTAACAGGAATCGTAAAAGCTTATTGTACTCGTGTTGGTAATGGACCATTTCCAAGTGAAGACTTTGGCGAAGATGGAAAAAGACTAGGCGTTCAAGGACATGAGTTTGGAACAACAACAGGACGAGCTAGAAGATGTGGTTGGTTTGACGCAATAGCTACAAGATACGCAAGTCGTTTAAATGGTTGTGATGAGTTAGCGCTTATGAAACTTGATGTTTTAGATGGTTTTGATGAAGTAAAAGTATGTATAGCTTATGAATTAGATGGAAAAGAGATAAATTATCTTCCATCAAATCTTGAAGATGTAACACCAATCTATAAAACTTTTAAAGGTTGGGATAACTCAGTTGGTGCTAGAAAGTTTGAAGACCTACCACAATCGGCTCAAGATTATGTTAAAATTATTGAAGAAATTTCACAAACAAAAGTTGGAATTATCTCAACTTCACCAGAAAGAGAAGACACGATAATTCTTTAA
- a CDS encoding ATP phosphoribosyltransferase regulatory subunit: MILEHEIPNGTKLYFANSAKVKRNIENIASEILYDNGFQEIVTPLFSYHQHLSIADDKELVRVNDAQNNSLSLRADSTIDVVRIIQKRLGKNTEQKKWFYIQPVFRFPTQEQYQVGAEFMDEKNLSSVANLAVNIFDKLELKPLMQVSNIKIPKLLVEMFDELTLEDFRHINIEKFLNLKVEWLNKLVYLQYVESIDEVIDIAPESIKIELIKMKELCSQMSYKNSVLAPMYYAKMLYYDELFFRCIEKNEVYASGGRYKNEDLTSVGFAIYTDALCENLTK, encoded by the coding sequence ATGATACTAGAGCATGAGATTCCTAATGGAACAAAACTTTACTTTGCAAATAGTGCAAAAGTAAAAAGAAATATAGAAAACATTGCTAGTGAGATTCTTTATGATAATGGATTCCAAGAGATTGTAACTCCTCTTTTTTCATATCATCAGCATCTAAGCATCGCTGATGACAAAGAGTTAGTACGAGTAAATGATGCTCAAAACAACTCTTTATCACTTCGTGCTGATTCTACAATTGATGTTGTAAGAATAATCCAAAAGAGATTAGGTAAAAATACAGAACAAAAGAAATGGTTTTACATTCAACCAGTATTTCGTTTTCCAACTCAAGAACAGTATCAAGTTGGTGCTGAGTTTATGGATGAGAAAAATCTTTCATCTGTTGCAAACTTGGCTGTAAATATTTTTGATAAGTTAGAACTAAAACCTTTAATGCAAGTATCAAATATCAAGATACCAAAACTTTTAGTTGAGATGTTTGATGAGTTAACTCTTGAAGATTTTCGCCATATTAACATAGAGAAGTTTTTAAACTTAAAAGTTGAGTGGTTAAACAAGCTTGTTTATCTTCAGTATGTTGAGAGTATTGATGAAGTGATAGATATAGCACCAGAGTCAATCAAAATAGAGTTGATAAAAATGAAAGAGTTATGCTCCCAGATGTCATACAAAAATAGTGTTTTAGCACCAATGTATTATGCAAAAATGCTTTATTATGATGAGTTGTTTTTTAGATGTATAGAAAAAAATGAAGTATATGCAAGTGGTGGAAGATATAAAAATGAAGATTTAACATCGGTTGGATTTGCTATTTATACAGATGCACTTTGTGAAAATTTAACAAAATAA
- a CDS encoding pyridoxal-phosphate-dependent aminotransferase family protein: MLLFTPGPTPVSQNVRNAMSDETMHHRTPEFEAIFEQTRKHLFNLFATDEIVMLASTGTGAMEAAVINLCHKTLLSVNSGKFGERFGKIALANGLKNIEIKNEWDTPVSVDAIVEILKTNSDIDAIAVQISESAGGLRHPVEELAKAVKEINPKIMIIADGITAVGVERIDVSNIDCLIAGSQKALMLPPGLSILGLSNAGIEKIGTGKGYYLNLASEIKKQRQNTTAYTAATTLIIGLLEVLQTIERQGGLGVLYCNTARRAKATRAALEAIGLHIYPSTPAKSMTTIDDPDASKIRSSLKEEYGVNVAGGQDHLKGKIFRINQMGLIEIYESLWVVNSIELILHRMGRLEYAGIASKVYNETYFKSALEKKEI; this comes from the coding sequence ATGTTACTTTTTACGCCTGGACCAACTCCAGTATCTCAGAATGTTCGTAATGCAATGAGTGATGAAACTATGCACCATCGTACACCAGAATTTGAAGCAATTTTTGAGCAAACAAGAAAACATCTTTTTAATCTTTTTGCTACGGATGAAATTGTTATGCTTGCGTCTACTGGTACAGGTGCTATGGAAGCAGCTGTTATAAACCTTTGTCACAAGACTCTTCTTAGTGTAAACTCTGGAAAGTTTGGAGAAAGATTTGGAAAAATCGCTCTTGCTAATGGACTAAAAAATATAGAGATAAAAAATGAGTGGGATACACCTGTAAGTGTAGATGCTATTGTTGAAATACTAAAAACAAATAGCGATATAGATGCTATAGCAGTTCAGATTAGTGAATCAGCAGGAGGGCTTCGTCATCCTGTTGAAGAGTTAGCAAAGGCTGTAAAAGAGATAAATCCTAAGATTATGATTATTGCTGATGGTATTACTGCTGTTGGTGTTGAGAGAATAGATGTGTCAAATATTGACTGTCTTATTGCTGGTAGTCAAAAGGCACTTATGCTTCCTCCTGGTCTTTCAATTTTAGGACTTAGTAATGCTGGAATTGAAAAAATTGGAACAGGAAAAGGTTACTACTTAAACCTTGCATCTGAGATAAAAAAACAACGCCAAAACACAACAGCATATACAGCTGCAACTACTTTAATCATAGGACTTTTAGAAGTTTTACAGACAATAGAAAGGCAGGGTGGTCTTGGAGTTCTTTATTGTAATACTGCAAGACGCGCAAAAGCTACAAGAGCTGCACTTGAAGCGATAGGTTTGCATATCTATCCTTCTACTCCAGCAAAAAGTATGACGACTATTGATGACCCCGATGCTTCAAAAATTCGCTCTAGCTTAAAAGAAGAATATGGTGTAAATGTGGCTGGTGGACAAGACCATCTTAAAGGTAAAATATTTCGTATAAATCAGATGGGATTGATTGAAATATATGAGTCTCTTTGGGTAGTAAATTCCATAGAACTTATATTGCACCGTATGGGGCGATTAGAATATGCAGGAATTGCCTCTAAGGTATATAATGAAACTTATTTTAAGTCTGCATTAGAAAAAAAAGAGATATAA